A stretch of Nonomuraea africana DNA encodes these proteins:
- the pgl gene encoding 6-phosphogluconolactonase, producing the protein MSVPNVVVHRDADVLAKAVAARIITRLVDVQSARGSASLVLTGGTVGIATLAAIAATPARDAVDWRKLDIWWGDERFLPSGDPERNETGARAALLDRVDLDPARVHVMRGPDSGMSAEESADAYAEELRKAAHPEDHGPVPSFDVMLLGMGPDSHVASLFPGNPAVYDTRSVVAVHGSPKPPPVRISLTFPTIHAAREVWVVAAGEEKAGAVRLALAQDSGQVQVPAAGARGAQRTLFLLDRAAAGKIPAGLSRISSP; encoded by the coding sequence GTGAGCGTTCCCAACGTAGTCGTGCACCGCGACGCCGACGTGCTGGCCAAAGCCGTCGCCGCGCGCATCATCACCCGTCTGGTCGACGTGCAGTCCGCCAGGGGCTCGGCCTCGCTGGTGCTGACCGGCGGCACGGTCGGCATCGCCACGCTGGCCGCCATCGCCGCGACGCCGGCCCGCGACGCGGTCGACTGGCGCAAGCTCGACATCTGGTGGGGCGACGAGCGCTTCCTGCCCTCGGGCGATCCCGAGCGCAACGAGACCGGCGCCCGCGCGGCCCTGCTCGACCGGGTCGACCTCGACCCCGCCAGGGTGCACGTCATGCGCGGTCCCGACTCGGGTATGAGCGCCGAGGAGTCGGCCGACGCCTACGCCGAGGAGCTGCGCAAGGCCGCCCATCCCGAAGACCACGGCCCCGTGCCCTCCTTCGACGTGATGCTGCTCGGCATGGGCCCCGACTCGCACGTGGCCTCGCTCTTCCCCGGCAACCCCGCCGTCTACGACACCCGCTCCGTGGTCGCCGTGCACGGCTCGCCCAAGCCGCCGCCCGTGCGCATCTCGCTGACCTTCCCCACCATCCACGCCGCGCGCGAGGTCTGGGTGGTGGCCGCGGGCGAGGAGAAGGCTGGGGCCGTACGGCTGGCGCTGGCCCAGGACTCCGGCCAGGTGCAGGTGCCCGCGGCGGGCGCCAGAGGGGCGCAGCGCACGCTGTTCCTGCTCGACAGGGCCGCGGCGGGCAAGATCCCCGCCGGTCTCAGCAGGATCTCCTCTCCCTGA
- a CDS encoding glucose-6-phosphate dehydrogenase assembly protein OpcA, producing the protein MTSFMLTDTTAGKISGQLTRLRHQMGAPAVGMVLTLVVVCDERDQYDSVRSATEAAREHPSRILVVINRESDEANRLDAELRVGESTPGEVVVLRLYGELTAHADSVVSPLLLPDTPVVAWWPGDAPAIPSQDPIGMLAQRRITDAKTVPDGIKVLAGRAKGYSSGDTDLAWARLTPWRSLLAAAFDQPVAKVKKGFVDAASGNASAPLLAAWLSERLGAPIKVVDSAGPGLTAVRLTLDDGEIAVTRTDARLATLSRPGQPDRHVALARRHTSELLAEELRRLDSDEIYETALKRLARSHRG; encoded by the coding sequence ATGACATCTTTCATGCTGACCGACACGACGGCAGGCAAGATCTCGGGGCAGCTCACCCGGCTGCGCCACCAGATGGGCGCCCCTGCCGTGGGCATGGTGCTGACGCTGGTCGTGGTCTGCGACGAGCGTGACCAGTACGACTCGGTCCGCTCGGCCACCGAGGCCGCCCGCGAGCACCCTTCGCGGATCCTCGTGGTGATCAACAGAGAGTCCGACGAGGCCAACCGGCTCGACGCGGAGCTGCGGGTCGGGGAGTCCACGCCCGGCGAGGTCGTCGTGCTGCGCCTGTACGGCGAGCTGACCGCGCACGCCGACTCCGTGGTCAGCCCGCTGCTGCTGCCCGACACGCCGGTCGTGGCGTGGTGGCCGGGCGACGCGCCCGCCATCCCCTCCCAGGACCCGATCGGGATGCTGGCCCAGCGCCGGATCACCGACGCCAAGACGGTGCCCGACGGCATCAAGGTGCTGGCCGGGCGGGCCAAGGGGTACAGCTCGGGCGACACCGACCTGGCGTGGGCCAGGCTGACGCCGTGGCGCAGCCTGCTGGCCGCCGCCTTCGACCAGCCCGTGGCGAAGGTCAAGAAGGGCTTCGTGGACGCCGCGTCGGGGAACGCGAGCGCGCCGCTGCTGGCGGCGTGGCTGAGCGAACGGCTCGGCGCGCCGATCAAGGTGGTCGACTCGGCGGGCCCCGGCCTGACCGCGGTCAGGCTGACGCTCGACGACGGGGAGATCGCGGTGACCCGCACCGACGCGCGGCTGGCCACGCTCTCGCGTCCCGGCCAGCCCGACAGGCACGTCGCGCTGGCCCGGCGGCACACCTCGGAGCTGCTGGCCGAGGAGCTGCGCAGGCTCGACTCCGACGAGATCTACGAGACGGCGCTGAAGCGGCTGGCCCGCTCCCACAGGGGCTGA
- the tal gene encoding transaldolase, with protein MSENLNKLTGQGVSIWLDDISRERLRSGNLEQLIREKSVVGVTSNPTIFANALSKGDAYDAQLHDLAVRGVDVGEAVRAITTYDIRWGADVLRPVYDATGGMDGRVSLEVDPRLARETEKTIAEARFLWWAVDRPNLLIKIPATVEGLPAITQAISEGISVNVTLIFSLERYRAVMDAWLAGLEAAQAKGLNLASIESVASFFVSRVDTEIDKRLDKAGKPELKGKAGIANARLAYAAFEDVMNSERWQRLRAAGARPQRPLWASTGVKDPNYVDTMYVDELVAPGTVNTMPEKTLDASADHGRVTGDTVRPFYEQAWNTMAALKEAGIDYDDVVRVLEDEGVEKFEASWNELLESISKKLVP; from the coding sequence ATGTCGGAAAACCTGAACAAGCTCACCGGCCAGGGTGTGTCCATCTGGCTCGATGACATCAGCCGCGAGCGCCTGCGCAGCGGCAACCTGGAGCAGCTGATCCGCGAGAAGAGCGTCGTGGGTGTGACCTCCAACCCGACGATCTTCGCCAACGCGCTCAGCAAGGGCGACGCCTACGACGCCCAGCTGCACGACCTGGCCGTGCGCGGGGTCGACGTGGGCGAGGCCGTACGGGCCATCACCACCTACGACATCAGGTGGGGCGCCGACGTGCTGCGTCCCGTCTACGACGCCACCGGCGGCATGGACGGCAGGGTCTCCCTCGAGGTGGACCCGCGCCTGGCCCGCGAGACCGAGAAGACGATCGCCGAGGCCCGCTTCCTGTGGTGGGCGGTCGACCGGCCCAACCTGCTCATCAAGATCCCCGCGACGGTCGAGGGCCTGCCCGCGATCACGCAGGCGATCTCCGAGGGCATCAGCGTCAACGTCACGCTGATCTTCTCCCTCGAGCGCTACCGCGCGGTCATGGACGCCTGGCTGGCCGGCCTCGAGGCCGCGCAGGCCAAGGGCCTCAACCTGGCCTCCATCGAGTCGGTGGCCTCGTTCTTCGTCAGCCGCGTCGACACCGAGATCGACAAGCGCCTCGACAAGGCGGGCAAGCCGGAGCTGAAGGGCAAGGCGGGCATCGCCAACGCGCGCCTGGCCTACGCGGCCTTCGAGGACGTCATGAACTCCGAGCGCTGGCAGCGCCTGCGCGCGGCCGGCGCCCGTCCGCAGCGTCCGCTGTGGGCCTCGACCGGCGTCAAGGACCCCAACTACGTCGACACGATGTACGTCGACGAGCTGGTGGCCCCCGGCACCGTCAACACCATGCCGGAGAAGACGCTCGACGCGAGCGCCGACCACGGCCGCGTCACGGGCGACACCGTCCGTCCCTTCTACGAGCAGGCGTGGAACACCATGGCCGCGCTCAAGGAGGCGGGCATCGACTACGACGACGTCGTGCGCGTGCTCGAGGACGAGGGCGTGGAGAAGTTCGAGGCGTCGTGGAACGAGCTGCTCGAGAGCATCAGCAAGAAGCTGGTCCCCTGA
- the zwf gene encoding glucose-6-phosphate dehydrogenase, which translates to MTEPAAPVEETAAVAAAAASTATTLEVAAANPLRDPRDKRLPRVAGPCVLVLFGVTGDLAKRKLLPAIYDLGNRGLLPPGFSLVGFARRDWANQDFAQLTHDEVKEHARTPFREEVWKQLAEGIHFVPGEFSDDGAFDALAMALKEIDQTRGTGGNYAFYLSVPPKFFPTVVKQLKRTGLADAPEGSWRRVVIEKPFGHDLQSAHELNEITNEAFPESSIFRIDHYLGKETVQNIMALRFANNLYEPIWNRSFVDHVQITMAEDIGLAGRAGYYDGIGAARDVIQNHLLQLLALVAMEDPTSFDANALRREKEKVLKAVRLPADLSLNTARGKYAAGWQGGEKVVGYLEEEGIPADSVTETYAAIKLEIANRRWAGVPFYLRTGKRLGRRVTEVAVVFQKAPHLPFSKDDTEILGHNALVIRVQPDEGITVRFGSKVPGTAMEVRDVSMDFAYGESFMESSPEAYERLLLDVMIGDPPLFPHQREVELSWKILDPIEEFWATQGQPEDYPAGTWGPPSADEMMARDGRVWRRL; encoded by the coding sequence ATGACAGAACCGGCAGCGCCCGTGGAGGAGACCGCCGCCGTGGCGGCCGCCGCCGCGAGCACGGCCACCACACTTGAGGTGGCCGCCGCCAACCCGCTGCGTGATCCGCGGGACAAGCGGCTGCCCCGGGTGGCGGGGCCATGTGTGCTGGTGCTTTTCGGAGTGACGGGAGATCTGGCCAAGCGCAAGCTGCTGCCGGCGATCTACGACCTGGGCAACAGGGGGCTGCTGCCGCCCGGTTTCTCCCTGGTCGGTTTCGCCCGCCGCGACTGGGCCAACCAGGATTTCGCGCAGCTCACCCATGACGAGGTGAAGGAGCACGCGCGCACGCCCTTCCGCGAGGAGGTCTGGAAGCAGCTGGCCGAGGGCATTCACTTCGTGCCCGGCGAGTTCTCCGACGACGGCGCCTTCGACGCCCTCGCGATGGCATTGAAGGAGATCGACCAGACCAGGGGCACCGGCGGCAACTATGCCTTCTACCTGTCGGTGCCGCCGAAGTTCTTCCCCACGGTGGTGAAGCAGCTCAAGCGCACGGGTCTGGCCGACGCCCCCGAGGGCTCGTGGCGACGGGTGGTGATCGAGAAGCCGTTCGGGCACGACCTGCAGAGCGCGCACGAGCTGAACGAGATCACCAACGAGGCCTTCCCCGAGAGCTCGATCTTCAGGATCGACCACTACCTCGGCAAGGAGACGGTCCAGAACATCATGGCGCTGAGGTTCGCCAACAACCTCTACGAGCCGATCTGGAACCGCAGCTTCGTCGACCACGTGCAGATCACCATGGCCGAGGACATCGGCCTGGCCGGGCGCGCGGGCTACTACGACGGCATCGGCGCGGCCCGCGACGTGATCCAGAACCACCTGCTCCAGCTGCTCGCGCTGGTCGCGATGGAGGACCCGACCTCCTTCGACGCCAACGCGCTGCGCAGGGAGAAGGAGAAGGTGCTCAAGGCGGTGCGGCTGCCCGCCGACCTGTCGCTGAACACCGCGCGAGGCAAGTACGCGGCGGGCTGGCAGGGCGGCGAGAAGGTCGTCGGCTACCTGGAGGAGGAGGGCATCCCCGCCGACTCCGTGACCGAGACCTACGCGGCCATCAAGCTGGAGATCGCCAACCGGCGCTGGGCGGGCGTGCCGTTCTACCTGCGCACGGGCAAGCGGCTCGGCCGCCGCGTCACCGAGGTGGCGGTGGTCTTCCAGAAGGCGCCGCACCTGCCCTTCAGCAAGGACGACACCGAGATCCTCGGCCACAACGCGCTGGTCATCAGGGTGCAGCCGGACGAGGGCATCACGGTGCGGTTCGGCTCGAAGGTGCCGGGCACCGCGATGGAGGTGCGCGACGTCTCCATGGACTTCGCCTACGGCGAGTCGTTCATGGAGTCGTCACCCGAGGCGTACGAGCGGCTGCTGCTGGACGTGATGATCGGCGACCCGCCGCTCTTCCCGCATCAGCGAGAGGTCGAGCTGTCCTGGAAGATCCTCGACCCGATCGAGGAGTTCTGGGCCACGCAGGGCCAGCCGGAAGACTACCCCGCGGGCACGTGGGGCCCGCCGTCGGCCGACGAGATGATGGCCCGCGACGGCAGGGTGTGGAGGAGACTGTGA
- a CDS encoding glucose-6-phosphate isomerase, with translation MDVIYREEGVAEAAASVAGRLAGEGVPARLAAGDPALWGADAEAEAALRLGWLNLPRTSRELLPELGKLVERARAENLDHVVLAGMGGSSLAPEVICNTADVPLTVLDTTDPGQVRRALDDRLDRTIVVVSSKSGSTIETDSHRRIYEDAFRSAGIDPAERIVVVTDPGSPLEQAAAEAGYTIFLADPNVGGRYSALSAFGLVPSALAGADVECLLDDAAEVLPLLAADEGNPGLALGAALGGAALAGRDKLILEDQLTEINGLPDWIEQLVAESTGKLGKGILPVVAAEPTGARDELIMAIESDNGDVRVDGSLGAQFLVWEYATALAGLVLGVNPFDQPDVAESKDNTARVLDGPPPSEEPVLVDGPVEVYGATRAHDLSGVFTELLHGVPEHGYLAVMAYLDRLATFDAPVPKDADFEQMTAAWLAADAQTLRALLAMRTSRPVTFGWGPRFLHSTGQYHKGGPSNGVFLQITGAVTADVKVPGKPFTLGELQLAQALGDRQALTGRGRPAVRLHLTDRAAGIAHLLAAAQEV, from the coding sequence ATGGACGTCATCTACCGCGAGGAGGGGGTGGCCGAGGCCGCCGCCTCCGTCGCGGGCCGGCTCGCCGGCGAAGGGGTCCCCGCCCGCCTCGCGGCGGGCGACCCCGCCCTGTGGGGCGCCGACGCCGAGGCCGAGGCGGCGCTGCGCCTCGGCTGGCTCAACCTGCCCCGCACCTCACGCGAGCTGCTGCCCGAGCTCGGCAAGCTGGTGGAGCGGGCCCGCGCCGAGAACCTCGACCACGTGGTCCTGGCCGGCATGGGCGGCTCGTCGCTGGCGCCCGAGGTCATCTGCAACACCGCCGACGTGCCGCTGACGGTCCTCGACACCACCGACCCCGGCCAGGTACGGCGGGCGCTCGACGACCGCCTCGACCGCACGATCGTGGTCGTGTCGAGCAAGAGCGGCTCGACGATCGAGACCGACAGCCACCGCAGGATCTACGAGGACGCCTTCAGGTCCGCCGGCATCGACCCCGCCGAGCGGATCGTGGTCGTCACCGATCCTGGCTCACCGCTGGAGCAGGCGGCCGCCGAGGCCGGCTACACGATCTTCCTGGCCGATCCGAACGTCGGCGGACGCTACTCGGCGCTGTCGGCGTTCGGCCTCGTGCCGAGCGCGCTGGCGGGCGCCGACGTGGAGTGCCTGCTCGACGACGCCGCCGAGGTGCTGCCCCTGCTCGCCGCGGACGAGGGCAACCCGGGGCTGGCCCTCGGCGCCGCGCTCGGCGGCGCGGCGCTGGCCGGGCGCGACAAGCTCATCCTCGAAGACCAGCTCACGGAGATCAACGGCCTGCCCGACTGGATCGAGCAGCTGGTCGCCGAGTCCACGGGCAAACTGGGCAAGGGCATCCTGCCCGTCGTCGCCGCCGAGCCGACGGGCGCGCGCGACGAGCTGATCATGGCGATCGAGTCCGACAACGGCGACGTCCGCGTCGACGGCTCGCTCGGCGCGCAGTTCCTGGTGTGGGAGTACGCCACGGCGCTGGCCGGGCTCGTGCTCGGGGTCAACCCCTTCGACCAGCCCGACGTGGCCGAGTCGAAGGACAACACCGCCCGCGTCCTGGACGGCCCGCCGCCGTCCGAGGAGCCCGTGCTGGTGGACGGCCCGGTCGAGGTGTACGGCGCGACCCGCGCGCACGATCTGTCCGGCGTGTTCACCGAGCTGCTCCACGGGGTGCCCGAGCACGGCTACCTGGCCGTGATGGCCTACCTCGACCGGCTGGCCACTTTCGACGCGCCCGTGCCGAAGGACGCCGACTTCGAGCAGATGACCGCGGCGTGGTTGGCGGCCGACGCCCAGACGCTGCGGGCGCTGCTGGCCATGCGGACGTCGCGGCCCGTGACGTTCGGGTGGGGACCCCGATTCCTGCACTCCACGGGCCAGTACCACAAGGGCGGGCCGTCAAACGGGGTGTTCCTGCAGATCACCGGTGCCGTGACGGCCGACGTCAAGGTGCCGGGCAAGCCCTTCACGCTGGGCGAGCTGCAGCTGGCGCAGGCGCTCGGCGACCGGCAGGCCCTCACCGGGCGGGGGCGGCCCGCCGTACGACTGCATTTGACCGACCGCGCAGCGGGGATCGCGCACCTGCTCGCAGCCGCACAGGAGGTCTGA
- the tkt gene encoding transketolase has product MDAVEKSGSGHPGTAMSLAPAAYLLFQRTMRHDPTDASWVGRDRFVLSCGHTSLTLYIQLYLSGYGLALEDIERLRSWGSRTPGHPEHGHTVGVETTTGPLGQGIGNAVGMAMAARRERGLFDPDAEPGTSPFDHHIWCIASEGDIEEGISHEVSALAGHQKLGNLTVLFDSNHISIEDDTAIALSEDVVKRYEAYGWHVQTVDWTKTGEYVEDVQALHEALEAARAETDRPSFIRLRTIIGWPAPNKQNSGKIHGAALGAEEIAATKKIMGMDPARSFDVPEEVLRHTREVAERGRAAHAEWEKSYADWRLANEDRAAEFDRISERELPNGWAKALPTFEIGSSISTRKASGEVLSTLAPVLPELWGGSADLAESNNTTMKGEPSFIPEEYQTKEFPGNPYGRTLHFGIREHGMGAILNGIALHGGTRPYGGTFLVFSDYMRPAVRLAALMKLPVTYVWTHDSIGLGEDGPTHQPVEHLWALRAIPGLDVVRPGDANETAAAWKAVLKHTDRPAALALTRQNLPVFEGTSAEGVARGGYVLREASTGQPLTILIATGSEVEIAVAARDLLEAEGIPTRVVSMPCVEWFHGQDCSYREAVLPPAVRARVAVEAGIALGWREFVGEAGEVVSLEHFGASAPYRTLYQQFGLTAERVVAAAKASLAKLGHDKGETTGN; this is encoded by the coding sequence ATGGACGCGGTCGAGAAGTCGGGCTCGGGCCACCCCGGCACCGCGATGAGCCTGGCGCCCGCCGCATACCTGCTCTTCCAGCGCACGATGCGCCACGACCCCACCGACGCGTCCTGGGTGGGTCGTGACCGGTTCGTCCTGTCGTGCGGCCACACCAGCCTGACGCTGTACATCCAGCTCTACCTGTCCGGCTACGGCCTGGCTCTGGAGGACATCGAGCGGCTGCGCAGCTGGGGCAGCCGCACGCCCGGCCACCCCGAGCACGGCCACACCGTCGGCGTCGAGACGACCACCGGCCCGCTGGGCCAGGGCATCGGCAACGCGGTCGGCATGGCCATGGCCGCCCGCCGCGAGCGCGGCCTGTTCGACCCGGACGCCGAGCCCGGCACCAGCCCCTTCGACCACCACATCTGGTGCATCGCCTCCGAGGGCGACATCGAAGAGGGCATCAGCCACGAGGTCAGCGCCCTCGCCGGCCACCAGAAGCTCGGCAACCTGACGGTGCTGTTCGACTCCAACCACATCTCCATCGAGGACGACACCGCGATCGCCCTGTCGGAGGACGTGGTCAAGCGCTACGAGGCCTACGGCTGGCACGTCCAGACCGTCGACTGGACCAAGACCGGCGAGTACGTCGAGGACGTCCAGGCGCTGCACGAGGCGCTCGAGGCGGCCCGCGCCGAGACCGACAGGCCGTCGTTCATCAGGCTGCGCACGATCATCGGCTGGCCCGCCCCCAACAAGCAGAACTCCGGCAAGATCCACGGTGCCGCGCTGGGCGCGGAGGAGATCGCCGCCACCAAGAAGATCATGGGCATGGATCCGGCCAGGTCCTTCGACGTGCCGGAAGAGGTGCTGAGGCACACCCGCGAGGTCGCCGAGCGCGGCCGCGCCGCGCACGCCGAGTGGGAGAAGTCGTACGCCGACTGGCGCCTGGCCAACGAGGATCGGGCCGCCGAGTTCGACCGCATCTCCGAGCGCGAGCTGCCCAACGGCTGGGCCAAGGCGCTGCCGACCTTCGAGATCGGCTCGTCGATCTCCACCCGCAAGGCCTCGGGCGAGGTGCTCAGCACGCTGGCCCCGGTGCTGCCCGAGCTGTGGGGTGGCTCGGCCGACCTGGCCGAGTCGAACAACACCACCATGAAGGGCGAGCCGTCCTTCATCCCCGAGGAGTACCAGACCAAGGAGTTCCCCGGTAACCCCTACGGTCGCACGCTCCACTTCGGCATCCGCGAGCACGGCATGGGCGCCATCCTGAACGGCATCGCCCTGCACGGCGGTACCCGTCCCTACGGCGGCACCTTCCTGGTCTTCTCCGACTACATGCGCCCGGCCGTACGGCTGGCCGCGCTGATGAAGCTGCCGGTCACCTACGTCTGGACGCACGACTCCATCGGCCTGGGCGAGGACGGCCCCACGCACCAGCCGGTCGAGCACCTGTGGGCGCTGCGCGCCATCCCCGGCCTCGACGTCGTCCGTCCCGGTGACGCGAACGAGACCGCGGCGGCGTGGAAGGCCGTGCTCAAGCACACCGACCGTCCCGCGGCGCTCGCGCTGACCCGGCAGAACCTGCCGGTGTTCGAGGGCACCAGCGCCGAGGGCGTGGCCAGGGGCGGCTACGTGCTGCGCGAGGCCTCCACCGGCCAGCCGCTCACCATTCTCATCGCCACCGGCAGCGAGGTCGAGATCGCCGTCGCGGCGCGCGACCTGCTCGAGGCCGAGGGAATCCCGACGCGGGTGGTCTCGATGCCGTGTGTCGAGTGGTTCCACGGGCAGGACTGCTCTTACCGGGAGGCAGTGCTTCCTCCGGCGGTCAGGGCCCGCGTCGCGGTCGAGGCGGGAATCGCGCTGGGCTGGCGCGAGTTCGTTGGAGAGGCGGGCGAAGTGGTCAGCCTCGAGCACTTCGGCGCATCGGCGCCGTACAGGACGCTGTATCAGCAGTTCGGCCTCACCGCCGAGCGAGTCGTGGCCGCGGCGAAGGCCAGCCTCGCCAAGCTGGGGCACGACAAGGGCGAGACGACGGGAAACTAG
- the add gene encoding adenosine deaminase produces the protein MTIDAFIDRLPKVELHVHLIGSASVPTVLELSRRHPGSGVPATEEELRDFYTFRDFPHFAQVYGAVNALVRDPEDVASLVTGLARDLAPQNCRYVELQVTPYAHWIQGLPMRAVTEALDVAARRSLDEHGVEMAYIFDIPGEFGVEAARITLDHALNEPPAALVGFGIGGMEQERAAYRDSFRDAFSAARKAGLHSVPHGGEMTGPETVWEVIEGYGAERIGHGINCLGDPRLVAYLRETQLPLDVCPTSNVCTGQVRRIEDHPLPRLLEEGLFLTLNSDDPPMFATTLEQEYRVAAHVFGLGEAELAALAGNAVRASFMGEERKRELLAEIDTLR, from the coding sequence ATGACGATCGACGCCTTCATCGACCGGTTGCCCAAGGTCGAGCTCCATGTCCATCTGATCGGCTCCGCCTCCGTGCCGACCGTGCTCGAACTGTCGCGCCGCCATCCGGGCAGCGGCGTGCCGGCCACGGAGGAGGAGCTGCGAGACTTCTACACCTTCCGCGACTTCCCGCACTTCGCCCAGGTCTACGGGGCGGTCAACGCGCTGGTCCGCGATCCCGAGGACGTCGCCTCGCTCGTGACGGGGCTGGCCCGCGACCTGGCGCCGCAGAACTGCCGCTACGTCGAGTTGCAGGTCACGCCGTACGCGCACTGGATTCAGGGGCTGCCGATGCGGGCGGTCACCGAGGCGCTCGACGTGGCCGCCCGCAGGTCGCTGGACGAGCACGGCGTCGAGATGGCCTACATCTTCGACATCCCCGGCGAGTTCGGCGTCGAGGCGGCCAGGATCACTCTCGACCACGCGCTGAACGAACCTCCCGCCGCGTTGGTAGGTTTCGGCATCGGCGGGATGGAGCAGGAGCGGGCCGCGTACCGCGACTCCTTCCGAGACGCCTTCTCCGCCGCCCGCAAGGCGGGCCTGCACAGCGTCCCGCACGGCGGCGAGATGACGGGACCCGAGACCGTGTGGGAGGTCATCGAGGGCTACGGCGCCGAGCGCATCGGGCACGGCATCAACTGCCTCGGTGACCCCCGCCTGGTCGCCTACCTGCGCGAGACCCAGCTGCCGCTGGACGTCTGCCCGACCTCCAACGTGTGCACCGGGCAGGTGCGGCGGATCGAGGACCATCCGCTGCCGAGGCTGCTGGAAGAGGGCCTGTTCCTCACCCTGAACAGCGACGACCCGCCCATGTTCGCGACCACGCTGGAGCAGGAGTACCGCGTCGCGGCCCACGTGTTCGGGCTGGGCGAGGCGGAGCTGGCCGCGCTGGCGGGCAACGCCGTACGGGCGTCGTTCATGGGCGAAGAGCGCAAGAGGGAGCTGCTCGCCGAGATCGACACCCTGCGCTGA